The sequence below is a genomic window from Eubalaena glacialis isolate mEubGla1 chromosome 13, mEubGla1.1.hap2.+ XY, whole genome shotgun sequence.
GGGCCTGATGGGGCCGGGGACCTTTTCAGAGGGCCAGAGAGAAGGGTACGGTGCCTGGAGGGGGTGGAGTTGAGTGGGGAATGCTGGCACCCCAAACCAGAGCAACCGGCTCCTCTGGCCAGGCCGCTGCCCCaccctggggtgggaggaggtagAGCCAGTCTCCAGGGACCAACCAGGTTACCTGGCCTGAGAGCCACTTTGGTAGCCTGGTCACCCTTAGAGAGGTCGGAGCTTTCCTTTCTCCATCTACTGTCGTTCTACCTTCTCCTCCACAGAAGGATGCGTCTCTTCAGCCCCCAGAGCGACTGGAGCATCGGCTGAAGCATTCTGGGAAGCGGAAGAGGGGGGGCTCCAGTGGGGCAACTGGGGAGCCAGGGGACAGCTCTGATCGGGAGCCTGGCCGGCCCTCTGGGGATCGGGCCCGAAAATGGCCCAATAAGCGGAGAAGGAAAGAGGTGAGCTTGTCCCAAATCCTTGTCCTTTAAAACTCTCTGCAGGATGTTCTTCACATAGACTCATTTTTCATCAGTAGTGCTGCTACCCATGGTAAACGGTGACCCCAGCCTCTaaggggaaagagaaaggcagagcaAATTTGAGGTTCCACTGCCCCATCCAGGTCTGACAAAGACATGTCCACAGTCAGACTTGCCTGCTTTTGGCTGACACTACGTCTGCCTTAAACATATTGGTAATTCAGAGATGTATCAAAGGGATTTAGTAGAATCATAAGTTAGATATGGTCTCTGCACACCTTTTCAAGTCGGTGTCAGTGTAGCAGGAAAGAAGCAGTCTTTGAGCAAATACCTAGACGAAAACCTGAGAAGCAACAGAAGGCAGAGATCTGGGAGAGATGCTGCAGAAACCCACATGAGGAAGCCACTCATTCTGtctgggggatgggaggagggctgTGGTTAGGGAAAGCCCCCTGGGATGTCTTAGTCAGGCCTTGAAGGATAGTCATAAGTTTGCTAAGAAGAGAAACAGGGCTAAGTTGTTTTGGGCGAAAACACAGAGATGTGAGAATCTGGTATATTTGAAAAATTGCCAGAGCATTGAGAACAAGGGGTGGGCAGTAGAAAGAGATTGAGAATAGGTCATGAGGAGCCTTGAGTGCCTTGCCAGGCAGTTTAGACTTTATCCAAAGGCCTCGCCAGTCAGCCTCCCTTACCTCTGGACTCTGGTCTTTCTCAGGCCTCCTCCCGTCATTCTCTGGAAGCTggatacatagtaagtgctctcCACCTGTACCAGCCCCTCCCCTTTCGCTCCCTGTCTGAAACTCCCCTGTAGACCTTTGCCCCCactcctcttccctcttgtgACACCTCTGTCTTTCCTTCTCCCCAGTGTGACGCGGAAAGCGATCTGGACGAGAGGGTGAGTGGGGCTAGAACTTGTTGGGTGGGCAGTATTACAGCTCATAAAATGAACTGCAGCTTAAAGGTTTCCTTGTGCAGCAGAGTCTCTCCTTTAGTGGGGAACGTGTGTTAGGTTGAGCCAGAATTAGATTTTGGGGGAGGAAGTATGGGGTGGGGGATTGAGAAAGTAAGTGACAAGTTATATTTGGTAACTAGAGCCAGTTGACCAAAGAATCAAAGGCCCATGCCTTGCTGTGCCATCCTTTCCAAAGCCCTTGGAGACACCAGTGGTTCTCCACGGAAACCTGGGGTGGCTGTGGAATCCAGTTGGTCCTTCCTGCTGGCCATTAGTCTGTTCCTGTAGATTAGAGTCTGAGCTGAGACCATGGCCATGGCAGTGAGGACACTAAACCGTTGTAGTCAGTTTAAGAACATATCCTGTAAAGgtgtatttcattttatccttaGGGCTGATGTGTTAATTTTGAAAGTGTGTTCTAACGGTTGGTGCTATATTCTTGTAACTAACTGAATTTGTACTCCCTGATGTGTGTCTTGCAGTAGTTTAAAAAGTTGGCTGGTCAGGAACTGTGGTGAAACAAATAGTACTTGTCTATCCGAACGGGGCAGCCGCTATTGGGAGAATAGGGGCCCATTCTCAAGAGAACCTGAAAGTCTGAGTTTTTATGAGGAATCTCCGGATTTCTAAATATCAGcaattagtttaaaaattttgctaACATTTATGGACCAAACAAATCTGTAAGCCAGGTAGGCATCTGAGCCAGCAGTTAGTGATATCTGACATTTTTGATTTGCTTGTTTCTCTTCTACTTCCGTGCTGCCTCAGTTCAGTCTTCCCAGCCTATCAGATTctcaggctcagttgctctgcccTTCTCCCCAAGCACAGGGCCCCCTAGAGCTCACAATCTTTGGTGGATTTCAGCTAAGTTGGTGGAATAGACTTGTCGCCACTACCAGTTCCTAGCAGACTCCAGAGGCTGTTGGCCTTCCTGAGTGAGGGCCTGACCTGACCAGAACCTGACCCTGTCCCTGTCCTTCTTCCCCAGGTCTCCGATGATGACCTTGACCCGTCCTTTACTGTCTCAACCAGCAAAGGTTGGTCCCAAGGGCTGGGGTTGGAGACAAGGGAGGGAAATTGGGTGAGCATGGACCTCAACTGAATATATCTGCCGTCCTGCCTTCACAGCCTCGGGCCCCCACGGCGCCTTCAATGGGAACTGTGAAGCAAAACTCTCCGTAGTCCCTAAAGTGTCGGGCCTGGAGCGGAGCCAGGAACAGCCCCCAGGGCCCGACCCGCTGCTAGTGCCTTTCCCCCCGAAGGAACCACCGCCTCCACCGGCCCCTCGGCCTCCTGTCTCACCCCCTGCACCCTTGCCGGCCGCCCCCAGtctgccacccccaccccagccccagctgcAGCTTCGGGTCTCGCCTTTCGGCCTCCGCACTTCCCCCTATGGCAGCAGCCTGGACCTCAGCACTGGCAGGTGAGTGGTCCAGGGGTTTGGCCTGGTCTGGAAAGGCCTGGTCATTTTGGTGTCAACCCCTGCATTCTGTGGCTGGGACATGGGATGGTACCTGTGGGATATGACTTGAAAAAGGATTAGAAGGCTAAAAAGTTTGAGAGACGCTGGGTGGAACAGATCTGAAGAGATTACTACAGCACTTATCAGAACCCTTTATACGTTCATATAGAGGGGAATCCAGTTTGTGCCGTTTCCCAATCTTATTTGCTGGTGAGACATTGTCGCAAGGCACATCTGCTAGGAATAGTGTTCTTTGGAACatactttgggaaatgctgacaTGATGATTAAAAGTGCTGGCTTTGGTGTCAgtcagacctggattcaaattcttgCTCTGCCACTTAATGGCTGTGTGATTTtcgacaagtcacttaacctctctgagcctcgatttCGTTCTTCTGTAAAGTGAAATAATAGTATCTTCATTGtaaagctgttgtgaggattaattacGAGTTAatgcagtgtttcccaaagtgtgtaCGCTCTTTGTTAGTGGTATGTGAGCGCATTTTAGATGTTATGCGAGTAAAATTTTTTCAACTCtgatgtgctttaaaaaaatatgagtaGTTCCTCAATCCTTTTATTTCACGTGTTACTGCTTGGTGAGGCTAAGTAAAAACAAACTGAGTTAAGTTAAAGAAGTAAATGGTACAGGGGGTTCCATGGATGCGGCAGCAATTGGGAAGGTGATGTGGAATATTGGAGACTTGGATTAGCATATAAAGCAGGTGACAGCTCTTGGCCTACAATAAGTGCTCACTAAAGGGTAAGAATCACtgacactattattattatcgaTGTTatctttgttattattgttattatcattatcattctcttattattgggaaaactaaggctcagagaggggcagtgacttgctcaaggtcacccagggTGTTAATGGCAAGATGGGCCTAGAattcaggtctcctgactcctagGCCAGGCCAGGGCGGTGCTGCTTCCACTGTCTTAGGGTGGGAACCCAGGTGGCCTGTCGTAATTAAGCGTCAAAGTGAAAGATATGTTTTGTGCTGTGGTCGAGTCAGAAAAGGGAAAGTCACGTGGCCAGAGATGTCAGAGGCAGCTGTGTGGAAAAAGAGACCTAGAGAGGGGGCTGTTGGGTGTGGGAGGTACCTCAGTCTGAGGATGGGTTCCCCGGGTCGGTGGGTGGGGGTCCTGGGGGCCAGGTTCTACCACCTTCCATGTTGGAGAACCAGGGTCAAGGTATCGCCCAGGCTTCTGACCCCCTCCCGTCAGAGCTGGCACCTCCCAACCCCTCACTCATCTCCCCACTTCTCTCCCCAGCTCTTCACGGCCGCCCCCCAAGGCCCCGGCCCCTCCCGTGGCTCAGCCTCCCCCCTCATCATCCTCTtcgtcctcttcctcctcatctgCCTCCTCCTCGTCCGCGCAGCTCACCCACCGGCCCCCGACGCCCTCACTGCCCCTGCCTTTGTCCACCCACAGCTTCCCCCCACCCGGGCTGCGGCccgcacccccacccccccacccctccttattctcccctggccctgccctgcccccgcccccacccctgctGCAGGTGCCAGGGCACCCTGGGGCCTCAGCCGCTAACGCCCTTTCTGGTGAGTTTGGGGTCctggccggggggtggggggccatGGCCCCGGGCTTGGGCCCAGTTGGCTTCGGGACATCTGGACCTTAGCAAGCAGCAGGGCGTGAGGAGGGAGTGGCCCAAAGCCAGAAGGGAAGGCCAGTCACCCGGGCCCAAGGAGGCTGACACGGTGACTACAGATGTTAaagccttctccccctcccctcccacagagCAGGACCTGATCGGCCAGGACCTGAACTCTCGCTACCTGAATGCCCAGGGTGGCCCCGaggtggtgggggcagggggctccGCCCGGCCCCTGGCCTTCCAGTTCCACCAGCACAACCACCAGCACCAGCACACCCACCAGCACACCCACCAGCACTTCACCCCTTACCCCCCGGGCCTGCTGCCACCCCACGGCCCCCACATGGTGAGCTCCTCATTGGGCCGGTGATGAGGCTCAGAGGCCTGGGGGGAGGGTATGGCTTCCAGGGGAAGGCCCTGGGTTCCTGGCTGGCAGCttactcttcccttctcttccctagTTTGAGAAATATCCAGGAAAGATGGAAGGCCTTTTCCGGCataatgtgagtgtgtgtgtgtgtgtgtgtgtgtgtgagtgtgtgtgtgtgtgtgtgtgagtgtgtgtgtgaatgtgtgtgtgtgagtgtgtgtgtggtgtgtgtggtgtgtgggcaTGGATGCATCAATGCGTGTGGCCCTGATTGTTGGGGTCCAGTCTTCAGCTTCAAAAGCAAGAGCTTTGAGCCTGGGAGAGCTCCCTGGGGGGGATTTAGGGTGGAGGCCAGAGGACTGATGGGCAGACCACAGATGGGCtgcacctccacccccagcttgGACTAGTCCCCTTCTCTCCACAGCCGTACACGGCCTTCCCTCCCGCAGTGCCCGGCCTACCTCCGGGCCTCCCGCCGGCTGTCTCCTTTGGCTCCCTGCAGGGGGCCTTCCAGCCCAAGGTGAGCTCCCAGTCCAGACGAcaccaccacctcccaccccttaCAAACCCGGATACCCCTGGATCCACTTACCTTCCCATTCCCCAAAACCATGCCCGTTCTCCTGCTCTCCCCTTATGGACCCAGGTTTCTCCAAAGCCGTGCTCCctccctgtcccagcccccagctTGGTTTTAGACCCCTTTTATGCCTGGTGTCAGCTCACCTGACTGATCCCTCCACTCCCCTTTCCCAGAGCACGAACCCCGAGCTGCCACCACGACTGGGGCCAGTGCCGAGCGGGCTTCCCCAAAAGGGGACACAGGTGAGGGGGGCCAAGGCAGGTCCTCGGGGAGCTGGAAGATCTGTTGAGGGAGAGCAGGGTTGACTTGAGAGTGAACCACTGATTCCTCCCTTTAATGTATATGGTCAGGGGTGTTCCTGAGAATCTGAGAAGAGGGAATTTCTGTAAATGAAGGATTTCTCAGGCATGAGGGATAGGAATTTCGTGGAGTCGCCCCAGAAATAAGATTCCTAGGATGGTGGTTTTTGTAGGGGTTTTCGAATTTTTTTAAGTCACAGCACTCTGTTTTTCAAATGACATCATACCAGGAAGTTTTGTCCATAAAACAATGCAAAGATAAGCTGCTTCTCTGTGAAGTGACGTGGGGAGCAGCCTTAAAGCCCAGGGCTTTGGGAACATCATGAAAAGCACAGGATCTGTTCCTAAAGGAGAGACTAGACCAGAGGTTTTCCAGCTTTTAACAATAGTAAAGGCTTTTTTCTAAAGAAGTCTTAAGCACATCTTCATTATATAAAGCTGCTTATCAGATAGCTACTCTTTTTCTCTGAGAAACCTGTCCTGCCTGCCCACTAACCCACTCTGCAGCCTTCCAAGCAGGGCACCTCCTTGGAGCCAGGTTCAGTAACTTGGTGCTGGAGGGGAGGTGCCCGGAGTGGGAGAGATGGGGAAAAGAAAGGTTTGAGGGAGCCGCATACAGTCTCAGGGAGGTGTTTGGGGGGGCATTGGGGACTGTGGAGATGAGGTGCCCAGGTCAGTAAACAGGTCTGAACTGCTGCCAATCTCTGCTTTGCTATTCCCAGATCCCTGACCATTTCCGGCCACCTTTGAGGGTGAGTTTGTTGAGGACCTCAGGCTGCATGAGGCTGGGGGCTGGCGTCAGGGTGTTTGTGTGAGGGGAGGGTCTTGCTTGGGAATAAGCAAGAAGCCCAAGACGTGGAGGCAGCCAGATGTGGAACAGCAGGAAGCGAAAGGCTTGCAAACTGCAAATCTGGGTTCAGACACAGCTGGccgtgggaccttgggcaagacagtttatctctctgagcctcagtttcctaggcTGTGAAATGAACCTAGTCATCTCTCAGGTGTAGGGGTGATGAGTGGGGACGTTGTGTGGCAAGGCTGGGCCCAGGGCCAGGTCTGGAGTGGGTGATGAGTGAacattctttccttccctttccctttggtcATCCTTCTGGGGCGGCAGAAACCAGGGAAGTGGTGTGCCATGCACGTGCGCGTGGCTTACATGATCCTGAGACACCAGGAAAAGATGAAGGTACTGGGGCCGGAGGGCTGGGGAGAGCGGGCCTGCCAGAGCTCTGGGCATCTACCTTCAGCAGAGCTTGGCAGAATCTTGGCCAGAAATGTTCCCTCCTGTCCCTGGTCACTGCCTGAGCAATTCCAAAGTTAGCACTAGGTTCTCTTGCTAACTGgggggtggtcagagaaggctctgagagagacagaggcccACCCAAGCCCTGTCTTGGCGCCAGGCAGCCCTCGGAGGGGGCCTCGGGGTGGAAGAGCAAGAGCGGGACCACACCTGGCTCCTCACTCACTGCCCGTCTCCCTGTCCCATGCAGGGCGACTCCCACAAGCTTGACTTTCGGAACGACCTCCTGCCCTGCCTTCCGGGGCCCTATGGGGCCCTGCCCCCTGGGCAGGAGCTCTCCCACCCGGCCGCCTCCCTCTTCACTGCGACTGGTGAGTCTGGccagccctctctgggcctgaggTTGCCCACCTGTAGCCCGAGGCCCACCTTGCGTCCACTCAGCCTCATCAGAATCTCCCGCCTCTCTGCCCCAGGTGCCGTCCACGCTGCAGCCAATCCTTTCACGGCAGCTCCCGGGGCCCACGGACCCTTTCTGAGCCCCAGCACCCACATTGGTAAGAGCCAAAGGCATGTTGGGCAACCTAAGCCTTGTCCCTGAGTTCCAGGAGGTGTTAAGCTGGGGATAGAAGTTAGACCTGAGAGGCAGCTGGAATGGAGGGTAGACCTGGTTCCacttgctttgtgaccttgggcaggttactctACCCCCTCTGAGCCTTGATCtcatcctctgtaaaatgggatagggAAGGGCAGAGTAATTGCTAATCTCTGACAGCTCAGTCACTGTCTCTAACCAGTGGTAGTGGGGAGTGTGCCACCTGGGAGAGTGGGGTGGAGGAAGGTTGTGCAGGCCCAGCAGAGAGCGTGGTCACTGGCCCCCAGTGATCTTGGCAGGCTTCTTGGGGAGATTTATCCTGGGTTTGGATGGACAAGGAGGAGTTGAGCCGGCTGGCCTAGGGAAAGGTGttcctaaaagaggaaattgtgaGGTTCCCATAGCTTGCTAGTTACATGTCTGATTGGCTATGTGATGTATATACAAAGTTAGAGTCAGGTTGAGAGCAGCCCTGCATGCAGGTGGGAGGAAGCTAGCAGAGGCTTTCAGGCGAGTGGCTTGCTGTAGAGCTGGTCTGGGTGGCTGGTGTCGGGGGTTGTGGGGTAAGAGCCTGACCTCTGGAGTCAGAGGCCCTGGATTGGGGGTTCCACTCACTGGTTAGATGACCATTGattggcaagtcacttcacctttctgagcctgtttAATCATCTTTAAGTGGAAATGCTTCCATCTGCCTCATGGAGCTTGTGAGGTTAAACAACACGTTGCACCTTAAAGCTCAGTGCTTTTCTGGGGCCTGCTTGGTGATCAGCCTCTTCCCTGCCAGTCCTTGATGCCTGCTCAGAGCTGGCCGCCCAATGCTCTGACCATCCCCCTTTTCTCCTACAGATCCCTTTGGGCGTCCCACAAGCTTCGCCTCCTTGGCTGCCCTCTCCAACGGGGCCTTTGGAGGCCTGGGCAGCCCCACATTCAGTGAGTGCtggacggggtggggtgggggcagtgggctCCTGTGCTCAGGCAGGGGGCTGGGAGGACGCCTGAGTGAGACCTCCCACTCCTGGCTCCCATCACTTTCTACTTTGTCTTCTGTCTAGACTCCGGCGCCGTCTTTGCCCAGAAAGAAAGCCCAGGGGCCCCACCAGCCTTCGCCTCCCCCCCAGACCCATGGGGCCGCCTGCACCGCAGTCCTCTGGCCTTTCCTGCCTGGGTCCGGCCCCCTGAGGCCGCCCGGACACCAGGCTCAGACAAGGAGCGGCCTGTGGAGCGGAGGGAGCCCTCTCTCACTAAGGAGGAGAAAGACAGGTGTGCTTCCCcgccagcccccacctgccctgccctccgCTCTCCCTTACCTCGGTCCGCCCTCCCTTACCTCGGTCCGACCTCCAGAGTACCTTCATCCTCTCCTCCCTCACCTGCCCCCAGGGACCTCCCCTTCTCACGGCCCCAGCTCCGAGTTTCTCCTGCTACTCCCAAGGCGCGGGCTGGCGAGGAAGGGGCCAGGCCAGCCAAGGAATCGGTGCGGGTAAAGGAAGAGCGGAAGGAGGAGGCTGCCGCCGCagctgccgccgctgccgccgccgccgctgccgccgccgccgggccTCAAGGCCTTCACCTGCTGTTTGAGAGGCCCCGGCCACCCCCCTTTCTGGGCCCTAGTCCTCCAGAGCGCTGTGCTGGCTTCCTGG
It includes:
- the FBRS gene encoding probable fibrosin-1 isoform X1 — translated: METAAAAAPGPGWAAEGERRRRRCSRRDRDREQRRRRGPGGDAPRALLAAPRGSSSSSSPPPPTRPWSSASSGERPGGPRRRRPRPRPRPPRPRARKRPAGSGSRGEEEEEEEEGGADDGEAEEEPEEEEEEEEDLIDGFAIASFASLEALQKDASLQPPERLEHRLKHSGKRKRGGSSGATGEPGDSSDREPGRPSGDRARKWPNKRRRKEASSRHSLEAGYICDAESDLDERVSDDDLDPSFTVSTSKASGPHGAFNGNCEAKLSVVPKVSGLERSQEQPPGPDPLLVPFPPKEPPPPPAPRPPVSPPAPLPAAPSLPPPPQPQLQLRVSPFGLRTSPYGSSLDLSTGSSSRPPPKAPAPPVAQPPPSSSSSSSSSSSASSSSAQLTHRPPTPSLPLPLSTHSFPPPGLRPAPPPPHPSLFSPGPALPPPPPLLQVPGHPGASAANALSEQDLIGQDLNSRYLNAQGGPEVVGAGGSARPLAFQFHQHNHQHQHTHQHTHQHFTPYPPGLLPPHGPHMFEKYPGKMEGLFRHNPYTAFPPAVPGLPPGLPPAVSFGSLQGAFQPKSTNPELPPRLGPVPSGLPQKGTQIPDHFRPPLRKPGKWCAMHVRVAYMILRHQEKMKGDSHKLDFRNDLLPCLPGPYGALPPGQELSHPAASLFTATGAVHAAANPFTAAPGAHGPFLSPSTHIDPFGRPTSFASLAALSNGAFGGLGSPTFNSGAVFAQKESPGAPPAFASPPDPWGRLHRSPLAFPAWVRPPEAARTPGSDKERPVERREPSLTKEEKDRDLPFSRPQLRVSPATPKARAGEEGARPAKESVRVKEERKEEAAAAAAAAAAAAAAAAAGPQGLHLLFERPRPPPFLGPSPPERCAGFLEPAWLAGPPRLSRPPRFYEAGEELTGPGAVAAARLYGLEPAHPLLYSRLAPPPPPTAAPGTPHLLSKTPPGALLGAPPPLVPAPRPSSPPRAPGPARADR
- the FBRS gene encoding probable fibrosin-1 isoform X2 gives rise to the protein METAAAAAPGPGWAAEGERRRRRCSRRDRDREQRRRRGPGGDAPRALLAAPRGSSSSSSPPPPTRPWSSASSGERPGGPRRRRPRPRPRPPRPRARKRPAGSGSRGEEEEEEEEGGADDGEAEEEPEEEEEEEEDLIDGFAIASFASLEALQKDASLQPPERLEHRLKHSGKRKRGGSSGATGEPGDSSDREPGRPSGDRARKWPNKRRRKEASSRHSLEAGYICDAESDLDERVSDDDLDPSFTVSTSKASGPHGAFNGNCEAKLSVVPKVSGLERSQEQPPGPDPLLVPFPPKEPPPPPAPRPPVSPPAPLPAAPSLPPPPQPQLQLRVSPFGLRTSPYGSSLDLSTGSSSRPPPKAPAPPVAQPPPSSSSSSSSSSSASSSSAQLTHRPPTPSLPLPLSTHSFPPPGLRPAPPPPHPSLFSPGPALPPPPPLLQVPGHPGASAANALSEQDLIGQDLNSRYLNAQGGPEVVGAGGSARPLAFQFHQHNHQHQHTHQHTHQHFTPYPPGLLPPHGPHMPYTAFPPAVPGLPPGLPPAVSFGSLQGAFQPKSTNPELPPRLGPVPSGLPQKGTQIPDHFRPPLRKPGKWCAMHVRVAYMILRHQEKMKGDSHKLDFRNDLLPCLPGPYGALPPGQELSHPAASLFTATGAVHAAANPFTAAPGAHGPFLSPSTHIDPFGRPTSFASLAALSNGAFGGLGSPTFNSGAVFAQKESPGAPPAFASPPDPWGRLHRSPLAFPAWVRPPEAARTPGSDKERPVERREPSLTKEEKDRDLPFSRPQLRVSPATPKARAGEEGARPAKESVRVKEERKEEAAAAAAAAAAAAAAAAAGPQGLHLLFERPRPPPFLGPSPPERCAGFLEPAWLAGPPRLSRPPRFYEAGEELTGPGAVAAARLYGLEPAHPLLYSRLAPPPPPTAAPGTPHLLSKTPPGALLGAPPPLVPAPRPSSPPRAPGPARADR